A single Pseudomonas sp. HN11 DNA region contains:
- the creD gene encoding cell envelope integrity protein CreD, whose translation MNRSLLFKLGAIALLILLLLIPLLMINGIIADRQFTRDNVLEDIARSSSHSQRLTGPVMVVPYRKTVREWKLNEKLNERYEEISEVRGRLYFLPEHFALDGQVQTELRARGIYQARLFHADNRISGRFVLPEQLGLKDNFADYRFESAFLAVGISDIRGIENVLKLELGSQRLEFSPGTQVGWLGEGVHVALPELDSKKPATLDFAFDLRLQGTEQLQVVPVGKTSQVSLASNWPHPSFVGNFLPSQRNVTDKGFSADWQTTFFSTNLEEIMRGCVWDQVCDNFNNRSFGVNFIDPVDQYLKSDRAIKYALLFIALTFAGFFLFEVLKNLAVHPVQYALVGFALAFFYLLLLSLSEHIGFAMAYLISASACVLLIGFYVCHVLRSVAHGLGFSAGLAALYGLLYGLLSAEDYALLMGSLLLFGLLGTVMVLTRKLDWYGVGKRKAVEPLQFDLEAVQ comes from the coding sequence ATGAACCGCAGCCTGCTTTTCAAACTTGGCGCGATTGCGCTGCTGATTTTGCTGTTGCTGATTCCGTTGCTGATGATCAATGGCATCATCGCCGACCGTCAGTTCACTCGTGACAACGTACTGGAAGACATCGCCCGCAGCTCCAGTCACAGCCAGCGCCTCACTGGTCCGGTGATGGTGGTGCCGTATCGCAAGACCGTGCGCGAGTGGAAGCTCAATGAGAAGCTTAACGAGCGCTACGAGGAGATCAGTGAAGTGCGCGGTCGTCTGTATTTTCTGCCGGAGCATTTTGCGCTCGACGGTCAGGTGCAGACCGAACTGCGTGCCCGGGGCATTTACCAGGCGCGGCTGTTCCACGCTGACAACCGCATCAGCGGGCGGTTTGTGCTACCGGAACAATTGGGCCTAAAGGACAACTTTGCCGATTACCGTTTTGAATCGGCGTTTCTGGCGGTGGGCATCAGCGATATTCGCGGCATCGAAAATGTGCTGAAACTTGAACTGGGTAGCCAGCGCCTAGAGTTCTCGCCGGGCACTCAAGTCGGTTGGCTGGGGGAGGGCGTGCATGTAGCGCTGCCGGAACTGGACAGCAAAAAGCCAGCCACGTTGGATTTCGCCTTCGACCTGCGTCTGCAAGGCACTGAGCAACTGCAGGTAGTGCCCGTGGGCAAGACAAGTCAAGTGTCACTTGCCTCTAATTGGCCGCACCCGAGCTTCGTCGGTAACTTCCTGCCATCCCAACGAAATGTGACCGACAAGGGTTTCAGCGCCGATTGGCAGACCACGTTTTTCTCCACCAACCTGGAAGAAATCATGCGCGGCTGCGTGTGGGACCAGGTGTGTGACAATTTCAACAACCGCAGCTTCGGCGTGAACTTCATCGACCCGGTGGACCAGTACCTCAAGAGCGACCGTGCGATCAAATACGCCCTGCTGTTCATCGCCCTGACCTTTGCCGGCTTCTTCCTGTTCGAAGTACTCAAGAACTTGGCAGTGCATCCGGTGCAGTACGCGCTGGTGGGCTTTGCGCTGGCGTTCTTCTACCTGCTGTTGTTGTCGTTGTCAGAACACATAGGCTTCGCCATGGCCTACCTCATCTCCGCCAGTGCCTGCGTGTTGTTGATTGGGTTTTACGTGTGCCATGTGCTGCGCAGTGTGGCTCACGGCCTGGGCTTTTCGGCGGGGTTGGCGGCGCTGTATGGCTTGTTGTACGGGCTGTTGAGTGCCGAGGATTACGCGTTGTTGATGGGCTCGTTGTTGCTGTTCGGCCTATTGGGCACGGTGATGGTGCTGACGCGTAAGTTGGATTGGTATGGCGTGGGCAAGCGTAAGGCGGTTGAGCCACTGCAGTTTGACCTGGAGGCCGTGCAATGA
- a CDS encoding TonB-dependent siderophore receptor: MSRMLDTLLRPSLLAMAIALSAPLACTSLIAAEQASSVRASSVRAYNLPAAPLATTLNQIASQGGLALALTPALAAGKTSAPVQGQFDAPGALREALRGTGLQLEQSTAGTYTLVAIPQGVMALPVTNITGQDADVESAWGPVQGYLASRTAAGTKTDTALVEAPRSISVATREQMQDRNVQNLDDAVKYMPGIVSASYGSDTRYDWMRVRGFEPTQFLDGLPLPRGVYANPKAETWNLDRLALLRGPASSVYGQTPPGGLLDMVSRRPSEESSNAIQVQYGSDNYRQINFASTGKIDDEGQFLYGLSGVVRDAGTQVDHIDNKRYNIAPSLTWNIDPDTKLTFLSQFTRDDTGTTSQFMPIQGTKIKSPLGDISHHKNLGDPDYEFYDRTYYALGYAFEHRFNDTWQFKQNLRYTKSELDFRQLTVGSYAFSPANAAGDITRSTTNVNESIGQFAVDNNFQADFATGDVIHTLLLGLDHQRTDTSYRAIYGTASNINIFNPVNTTPTLRPTGVRPFYDYNQKTVQTGLYVQDQMALDKWRLTLGGREDWVHQGTTYFNDSDATNTDRIKHFSGNAALSYVFDSGFVPYLSYAESFQPASNADTTATKTFKPTEGQQWEMGVKYQPPGSNTLLSAAVYDLTQKNVQVTTLGAGGEQINSQTGEVKVKGLELEAVSDVTENLKVIAAYTLAKSEVQKGIYKGNRLTLMPNQQASLWTDYTWHTGPLDGFGIGFGARYTGNTYGDQANTWLGKANAYTVFDGSVHYDLGRLDNSLKGASVKLNATNLFNKDYLSTCDGNYCYFGDQRSVVASATYQW; this comes from the coding sequence ATGTCCCGCATGCTAGACACCTTGTTGCGCCCCAGCCTGTTAGCCATGGCCATTGCCCTCAGCGCCCCGCTGGCCTGCACCTCGCTGATCGCCGCCGAACAGGCCTCCAGCGTGCGCGCCTCCAGCGTGCGCGCCTACAATCTGCCGGCGGCACCATTGGCCACTACCCTTAACCAGATCGCCAGCCAGGGCGGCCTGGCGCTGGCCCTCACCCCAGCGCTCGCCGCGGGCAAGACCTCGGCGCCGGTCCAGGGCCAGTTCGACGCGCCAGGTGCGCTGCGTGAGGCGTTGCGTGGCACGGGGCTGCAGCTGGAGCAAAGCACGGCGGGGACTTACACCCTGGTGGCGATTCCGCAGGGCGTGATGGCGCTGCCAGTCACCAACATCACCGGCCAGGACGCCGACGTGGAAAGTGCCTGGGGCCCGGTGCAAGGCTACCTCGCCAGCCGCACCGCCGCCGGCACCAAGACCGACACCGCACTGGTCGAGGCGCCGCGTTCGATCTCTGTCGCCACCCGCGAGCAGATGCAGGATCGCAACGTGCAGAACCTGGATGACGCCGTGAAATACATGCCGGGCATCGTGTCCGCCAGCTACGGCAGCGACACCCGCTACGACTGGATGCGTGTACGCGGTTTCGAGCCCACCCAGTTCCTCGACGGCCTGCCGCTGCCACGCGGCGTGTACGCCAACCCGAAGGCCGAGACCTGGAACCTCGACCGCCTCGCCCTGCTGCGCGGTCCGGCCTCGTCGGTGTACGGCCAGACCCCGCCGGGTGGCCTGTTGGATATGGTCAGCCGCCGTCCCAGCGAGGAATCGAGCAACGCTATCCAAGTGCAATACGGCAGCGACAACTACCGCCAGATCAACTTCGCCAGCACCGGCAAAATCGACGATGAAGGCCAGTTCCTCTACGGCCTCAGCGGCGTGGTGCGCGATGCCGGCACCCAGGTCGACCACATCGACAACAAGCGCTACAACATTGCGCCGAGCCTGACGTGGAACATCGATCCGGATACCAAGCTGACCTTTCTGTCGCAGTTCACGCGTGACGATACGGGTACTACCAGCCAGTTCATGCCGATCCAAGGCACCAAGATTAAATCGCCGCTGGGCGACATTTCCCACCACAAGAACCTGGGCGACCCGGACTACGAGTTCTACGATCGCACCTACTACGCGCTGGGCTATGCATTCGAACACCGTTTCAACGACACCTGGCAGTTCAAGCAGAACCTGCGCTACACCAAGTCAGAGCTGGACTTCCGACAGTTGACGGTTGGCTCTTATGCATTCTCCCCGGCGAATGCGGCGGGCGATATAACCCGCTCGACCACCAACGTCAACGAGAGCATTGGCCAGTTCGCGGTGGATAACAATTTCCAGGCTGACTTCGCCACGGGCGACGTTATCCACACCCTGCTGCTGGGTCTGGATCACCAACGTACTGACACGTCCTACCGTGCGATTTACGGTACAGCGTCAAATATCAACATCTTCAACCCGGTCAACACCACGCCGACGCTACGACCAACCGGCGTCCGCCCTTTCTATGACTACAACCAGAAAACCGTGCAAACCGGCCTCTACGTACAGGACCAGATGGCCTTGGACAAATGGCGCCTGACCCTGGGCGGACGTGAAGATTGGGTGCATCAGGGCACCACCTACTTCAACGACAGCGACGCGACCAACACCGACCGCATCAAGCACTTCAGTGGCAACGCGGCGCTGAGCTATGTGTTCGATTCGGGCTTCGTACCATACTTGTCCTACGCCGAATCCTTCCAGCCGGCGAGCAACGCCGATACCACTGCCACCAAGACGTTCAAACCGACGGAAGGCCAGCAATGGGAGATGGGGGTCAAGTATCAGCCGCCCGGCTCCAATACCTTGCTGAGCGCAGCGGTGTACGACCTGACCCAGAAGAACGTGCAAGTAACGACGCTCGGCGCAGGTGGTGAGCAAATCAACAGCCAGACCGGCGAAGTGAAGGTCAAGGGCCTGGAGCTGGAAGCCGTGTCTGACGTGACCGAGAACCTCAAGGTCATCGCCGCTTACACCTTGGCCAAATCCGAGGTGCAAAAAGGCATCTACAAAGGCAACCGCCTGACGCTGATGCCCAACCAGCAAGCCTCGTTGTGGACCGACTACACCTGGCACACCGGCCCGCTCGATGGCTTCGGTATAGGCTTCGGCGCTCGCTACACCGGCAATACCTACGGAGACCAGGCCAACACCTGGCTGGGCAAAGCCAACGCCTATACCGTGTTCGACGGCTCGGTGCATTATGACCTGGGCCGCCTGGACAACAGCCTCAAAGGTGCTTCGGTCAAGTTGAACGCCACCAACCTGTTTAACAAGGACTACCTGTCTACCTGTGATGGCAACTACTGCTACTTCGGCGACCAACGCAGCGTCGTCGCCAGCGCCACCTACCAGTGGTAA
- a CDS encoding FecR domain-containing protein — protein sequence MTVNRSKPVSTRVLDAAIAWQLSLDSGDGSAIEREEFDKWLASDEEHARAWRQLGMLDQRFSVASGPARAALLQSREGIRQRVRKLGSGLASIAVVIGLALFAGERYVPFHYWLADQRTATGEQRTLKLADGTLINLNTHSALDVRFDEKRRLIVLQEGEILVETGHNDARPFYVQTRDGSLRALGTRFIVKREDDATRLSVLQSAVAAQPEALHQEQIFKEGQQVLMRSDGLGPLLAVTPTTDAWTRGMLVVDNARLGDVIKELSRYRTGYLSVDKNVADLRVTGSFPLHDTTLALNALLPTLPVQIEQHTPWWVTVKSRP from the coding sequence GTGACGGTGAACCGTTCCAAACCGGTGTCGACCCGGGTGCTGGACGCGGCGATCGCCTGGCAGCTGTCCCTCGATTCGGGTGACGGCAGCGCGATCGAGCGTGAAGAGTTCGATAAATGGCTGGCCAGCGATGAAGAGCACGCCCGCGCCTGGCGTCAGTTGGGCATGCTCGACCAGCGTTTCAGCGTGGCCTCGGGCCCGGCGCGGGCAGCATTGCTGCAATCGCGTGAAGGCATTCGCCAGCGTGTGCGCAAGCTGGGCAGTGGACTGGCGAGTATCGCCGTGGTCATTGGCCTGGCGCTGTTTGCCGGTGAACGCTATGTGCCGTTCCACTATTGGCTGGCCGACCAACGCACCGCCACCGGCGAGCAGCGCACGCTGAAACTGGCGGACGGTACGCTGATCAACCTCAACACCCACAGCGCCCTCGACGTGCGTTTTGATGAAAAACGCCGGCTGATCGTGTTGCAGGAAGGCGAGATTCTGGTCGAGACCGGCCACAACGATGCGCGCCCATTCTATGTGCAAACCCGCGACGGCAGCCTGCGGGCGCTGGGCACGCGGTTTATCGTCAAGCGCGAAGACGACGCCACGCGCTTGAGCGTGCTGCAATCGGCGGTGGCCGCCCAACCAGAGGCGCTGCATCAGGAGCAAATCTTCAAGGAAGGCCAGCAAGTGCTGATGCGCAGCGACGGCCTCGGCCCGCTGCTTGCCGTAACCCCGACCACCGACGCCTGGACGCGCGGCATGCTGGTGGTGGACAACGCCCGCCTGGGCGATGTGATCAAGGAATTGAGCCGCTATCGCACCGGTTACCTGAGCGTGGATAAAAACGTGGCCGATCTGCGCGTCACCGGTAGCTTCCCGCTGCATGACACTACCTTGGCGCTCAACGCGCTGCTGCCGACCCTGCCGGTGCAGATCGAGCAGCACACGCCGTGGTGGGTGACGGTTAAGAGCAGGCCTTAG
- a CDS encoding PepSY-associated TM helix domain-containing protein, which produces MKSKTIRRWSFIHTWTSLICTVFLLLLALTGLPLVFHHEIDHLLGNEPELGQMPADTPQLNLEQLVAKAQAHRPGEALQYLAWDEDNKNGVIAIMAATAGTEPNSSHTFMLDARTGEAVETPAANGGFTLFLLRLHVDMFAGLPGKLLLAFMGILFVMAIISGTVLYLPFMRRLNFATVRQDKSTRLRWLDLHNLIGVVTLTWALVVGVTGVISACADLIIAAWRQDSLSAMIEPYQNAPPLTQRAPATDLLTIAAKAAPGMEPDFIAFPGTRFSSEHHYAVFMKGSTHLTSHLLTPVLIDASTLAVTAIAERPWYMDAMGMSQPLHFGDYGGMPMKILWAALDVLTIIVLVSGIYLWMVRRKAAKA; this is translated from the coding sequence ATGAAAAGCAAAACCATCCGCCGCTGGTCCTTCATCCACACCTGGACCAGTCTGATCTGCACGGTATTCCTGCTGCTGCTCGCCCTCACCGGCCTGCCGCTGGTGTTCCACCATGAGATCGATCACTTGTTGGGCAACGAGCCCGAACTGGGGCAAATGCCCGCCGACACGCCGCAACTGAACCTTGAGCAACTGGTGGCCAAGGCTCAGGCCCATCGCCCCGGCGAAGCTCTGCAGTACCTAGCCTGGGACGAGGACAACAAGAACGGCGTGATCGCGATCATGGCCGCTACCGCCGGCACCGAACCCAACTCATCCCACACTTTCATGCTCGATGCGCGCACGGGTGAAGCGGTGGAGACTCCGGCGGCCAACGGTGGGTTCACCCTGTTCCTGCTGCGCCTGCATGTGGACATGTTCGCCGGCCTGCCGGGCAAGTTGTTGCTGGCGTTCATGGGCATTCTGTTTGTGATGGCGATCATCTCGGGCACGGTGCTGTACCTGCCGTTCATGCGCCGATTGAACTTCGCCACGGTGCGCCAGGACAAATCCACCCGCCTGCGCTGGCTCGATCTGCATAACCTCATCGGCGTGGTCACCCTGACCTGGGCACTGGTGGTGGGCGTGACCGGCGTGATCAGCGCCTGCGCCGACCTGATCATCGCCGCCTGGCGCCAGGACAGCCTCAGCGCCATGATCGAACCCTACCAAAACGCCCCGCCGCTGACCCAGCGCGCACCGGCCACCGACTTGCTGACCATCGCCGCTAAAGCCGCCCCCGGCATGGAGCCGGATTTCATCGCCTTTCCCGGCACGCGCTTTTCCAGCGAGCACCATTACGCCGTATTCATGAAGGGCAGCACCCACCTGACCTCGCATCTGCTCACACCCGTGCTGATCGACGCCAGCACCCTGGCCGTCACCGCCATCGCCGAACGGCCGTGGTACATGGACGCCATGGGCATGTCCCAGCCGCTGCACTTCGGTGACTACGGCGGCATGCCGATGAAGATTCTGTGGGCAGCACTGGATGTGCTGACCATCATCGTGCTGGTCAGTGGGATTTACTTGTGGATGGTGCGGCGCAAGGCGGCCAAGGCATGA
- a CDS encoding 3'-5' exonuclease, producing the protein MSLFNWLRKKKPGLDSAQQQRLAQLRAPTPLGNDPLRNQRWVVLDLETSGLNLNRDQVLSIGAVVIEDGAVDFSQLFERTLQRAETKLSPSVLIHGLGPSAIAAGSDPVEALLDFMTFVGDSPLLAFHAPFDQHMLCRALRDSLGYRLTHPFLDVADIAPLLCPEAHIREAGLDDWINYFHLHVGERHHASADALATAELMLILFNRARQQHIDTPQALQERLSQWKRRKHAPSF; encoded by the coding sequence GTGAGCTTGTTCAATTGGCTGCGTAAGAAAAAGCCGGGGCTCGACAGCGCGCAGCAACAGCGCCTGGCGCAACTGCGCGCACCCACGCCACTGGGCAACGACCCCCTGCGCAACCAGCGTTGGGTGGTGCTGGACCTGGAAACCAGCGGCCTCAACCTCAATCGTGACCAGGTGCTGTCCATCGGCGCGGTGGTGATCGAGGATGGGGCGGTTGATTTCTCACAACTGTTCGAACGCACACTGCAACGGGCTGAAACCAAACTCAGCCCCAGCGTGTTGATCCACGGACTCGGGCCCAGTGCGATTGCCGCCGGCAGCGATCCGGTGGAAGCGCTACTGGACTTCATGACGTTTGTCGGCGACAGCCCATTGCTGGCCTTTCATGCACCGTTCGACCAACACATGTTGTGCCGGGCGCTTAGAGACAGCCTGGGTTATCGCCTAACGCATCCGTTTCTCGATGTTGCCGACATCGCCCCGCTGCTGTGCCCCGAGGCACATATCCGCGAAGCCGGGCTAGACGACTGGATCAACTATTTCCATTTGCACGTAGGTGAACGCCATCACGCCAGCGCCGATGCCCTGGCCACGGCGGAGCTGATGCTGATCCTGTTCAACCGCGCGCGCCAGCAGCACATCGACACACCGCAGGCGTTGCAGGAGCGTTTGAGCCAATGGAAACGGCGTAAACACGCGCCATCGTTTTAA
- a CDS encoding RNA polymerase sigma factor, translating to MSSIQNPHSELVGALYRDHRGWLLAWLRRNVACPSRAEDLSQDTFMRLLGRDELRAPREPRAFLIAIAKGLLFDYFRRAALEQAYLTELMLIPESEHPSPEEQQLIIEDLKAIDRLLGKLSSKARAAFLYNRLDGMGHADIAQRLGVSVPRVRQYLAQGIRQCYVALYGEPQ from the coding sequence TTGTCGTCGATCCAGAACCCACACAGTGAGCTTGTTGGCGCGTTGTATCGCGACCATCGTGGCTGGCTGCTGGCCTGGCTCCGACGCAACGTCGCCTGTCCAAGCCGCGCCGAAGACCTGAGCCAGGACACCTTCATGCGCCTGCTGGGCCGTGACGAGTTGCGCGCCCCCCGAGAACCCCGTGCATTTCTGATCGCGATCGCCAAAGGCCTGCTGTTCGATTACTTCCGTCGCGCAGCTCTGGAACAGGCCTACCTCACCGAACTGATGCTGATCCCGGAAAGCGAACATCCGTCGCCGGAAGAACAGCAACTGATCATCGAAGACCTCAAGGCCATCGACCGCCTGCTCGGCAAGCTGTCGAGCAAGGCCCGCGCCGCTTTCCTTTATAACCGCCTCGACGGCATGGGCCACGCAGATATCGCCCAGCGCCTCGGCGTGTCGGTGCCCCGCGTGCGCCAGTACCTGGCCCAGGGCATTCGCCAGTGCTACGTCGCGCTGTATGGCGAGCCGCAGTGA